The window TTAAAAAAGGTCGGTGAGACAGCTGCTGTTTGGTGGTATCCAGAGGGTTTGAGGAATCGATATGGATAATTCCAGAGCTGTCAATCATCGGTGCGTATCATAGGATAGAACACGTCTGTTTCGGACATAATATGTGAACAATAATACATTGTCCGCTAGGCTATCACCTTTCTCATTAGATATCTACCTCGTGAAACTACTGCTCACTCTACGTGCTTACTGTTCACTTTCAATTTCGACGAGCGATTTGCTTCCACACCGACAGTACGAATAACTACCTTTACGTCTTACTTTACCATCAGGAAACCGGGTAGCTAGATAACCGGCATTACAATCAGAACTGACAGCAACTGTCTCTTCTCAAGTTCGGTTGTTACTCAGTCGAGGTAATCGGGCCGACAACGCCCATGCAAATATCGTTGGTGACTATCCAATATCCTAAACTGGTAACTATCTGTGTGAATTAAGCATGGGTATTTAGTATCAATCTGTTCAATCATAGCTCATGAACTGTGAGCGTTGTGGAGAAGATACCACCGTCAAACGCTACGACGTAGACGGGTTTTCTGGGTATCTCTGTGAAGAATGCACAGAGACATGGGAAACACTTCTGGACGGATAATATTACTTTCCAGTTGAGCCGAAGGGGGTGGGAGCGTGTGACAGGTTGTGAACCACCGAACCCTTCGTCATCAATTCACCATACTAATACATAAATCTACATTCGCCCTGCAATATGTGTGTCACCTTTACTCGTCGGTTACGTAAACTTACAGCCGGATACGGGAGAGATAACAAATACCACAATCAATGAAATGGCCTTTGAGATGGACGAACTCACAGGATTCCAACGCGATTTATTGTACGTCATCGCGGGGGCCGAGCAACCATCAGGCCAAGACGTCAAAGAGGAGGTTGAACAGTACTACAGCAGTGAAATCAACCATGGGCGGCTCTATCCGAACCTCGACACCTTGGTCAATAAGGACCTCGTCGAGAAGGGCAAACTCGACCGACGGACCAACTATTATAATCTCAACGACACGGGTGAGGAAGTTATCGAGGAACGACGAGAGTGGGAGTCACAGTACGTTGATTAGCCTTCCTTGTGTTTTCGTACCTCAGTCTCCCTGTGAGTTTAGTTTTTGCCAGTAAGCAGAGGTATCGATTGTCGCCCAGGTAACGAGACTCCCTGAACGTAGTACTCAATCGGCTTATATGGGTATGACAGTGTGTGAAAATCATAGCCAGTCAGGAGACGGGCGATGCTCGTACCACTCGATCTCTTCAATTGTGACTGGGCGCTTACCGATGTCGGGGAGCTCCAACTCGGCGGCCTCGTACATGTCATAGAGAATCCCGATCTGATCGTAGAGATTCACCTGTTTCAACAGGCCAATCCCATACTCAGTGACCGCGTAATATTTCCGCGGGATCCCATTGGGAACTGGTGAGGCATCGGCCTCAAGAACGGTCACAATTTTAGGGTCTCGGTTCTGGAGATTGCGCAAGTGGTCACGGATCGTGCTCTCGGTGATCTCGTTCCGTGCAGCCAACTCAACGGCACTTAACGCGCCTGTCTGACTTGCCAGGATTTGCTGAAGGAGTCGGGCTTTCGGCTCTGTCAGGATTGCCCGCAGGTCAGCGAGACGGTCGGGATCCACGTTGTGTTCCACCACCTGTCCTGACCCGTCTTCGCCGCCGAGATACGCCGCAGACGAGGAAACATCCTGGGACATATCCAGAAGTTCGACTCCCAGCCCCATATGTTTTGCGACGATCATCGATAACCATGTTTCTCAACGTATAAACCCTCAGTCAAACATCCCACAACCATGGCAAATACGGACGCTCCACCACACATTCAGGGTACCCCGCGCCTCGAAGATGCGGACTTCATCTACAGCGGTCTAACCGGCCCCGAAATCCAAACCATCCACGACAACGCCCTCACACTCTTCACCGAACTCGAATTGAAAGCTGCCTCCGACACCATCTATCTCATCCTCGGTAACTACGATACGCCCCCAGGCGACCGCAACGGCCCGAAAGATCGCCTCGAAAACACCCGCGATAACATCAACGACAGTCCGCTCCTCGCCAGCGCAATCCTACTCGAAGATCTCGACGAAACCAACGAGCACTGGTCGAACTTCTACCTCAAGTTCCGCTACACACTCATCGGTGCAGACTACACTCTCCTTATAGCCGAAGATAACGACGGCGGCCACGAACTAGAGCTGGGCGAAGTTCCACTCGAAACCACCTTCATATTCAAACGCGACTACACCACCCTGGCAATTGACTCCGACCTCGAATACGAAAAATACGACGCCATGATAGCCACCTTATTCGACATCATGGATGAGAACGATCATCTCGCCACCTGGATCGATCCTGACGAACTCCAGACCCTCGTTATGAACACCGTCAAGCAAACTCTCCACAACTAACCCATCCTTACAATTCGCTCCATATTTTGCAGTGGCCTGGCAAGCTACCGAATACCAGTTCAGAGATGCCGTACGATATGGCAATGGTGACAAATACTCTGTGGGAGTGTCATAGAAAAGTTCGTATACCCACCCATCGGTTTTTCGCCGAACGGTAAGTACAGGAGATGCAGTGATTAGTTGGAGAAGACTCCATCTCCCTGTTAGATTCAAATGGTTTGGTGTGGTCAGAGATACGTATGGAGAAAGAGCGAAATTTCCTTGCTACTTGCGACCAATGCGGAAACGCATATTCAGCTACAATCACTGATGATGGGGAAATTCTTCCGCTTGGGGCTCGAAATGGTTGCAGATGCGGTGGAGAATCGTTCTCCCGAGTAGACGAAGAAGATTTTGACGAAGCTACTGACGACGATTAATCAGTATGCACACGTAGTTACCGACTGCCCAATTCATTTTCAGTCGTAATTCTGAATAAAGAAACCGTGCTACTATCTACTGATAACCACAGGTCTCCTCCGAATCAGAGTTTAGAAGACTGGGCGTATTTGGTTCACTTTCCAGAGATTTATGGTCCCTTTGTGAATAAGAGAATGCATGACATCTTCATCGGATCTCCAAGACGCTCTCCAGACGATTGACGACCGAATTTCTGATGAGATGAGTGAGCGCGACGTGGAGAATATCTTCCTTGAATCTGGGTTTTACGATGTCCTGGGCTATGAGGGTACGGGAACCGACATCCGAAGTGAATTCACGTTGCCCGACAACCGTCGGCCGGACTATATCACACTGGATACCAACGAGTCTGTAACTGGCGTTTTTGAATTCAAGAAACCGAACCGAGATCTCAGTGGACACGAGGATCAACTCTTCCACTACATGGACGAGCTCCGGGCGAAATATGGGGTACTGACGAATGGCGTAGAACTTCGTGTATACACCGCTGAGCAAAACTTCGTCATTCCAGCGAAAGCCCTCAGCACGATTACTGACTCCGAAGCAAGAAATCTCTCTAGCATACTCCGGAAGCGCGAATTTGACCTCACGAATCCCGACCATGTAAACCGCTTCCTCTCTGATTTAGATCCGATTCCGCTCGACAAACAGGCTAAACTTGGCCAGGAACACTTCTTCGATACCTTCCGGCTAGAGAAAGGCAGTCCGTTCGCTGACCTTGTGACGGCTATGATGGATCTTCTCCGGGAACTCCGAGATGAACGCGAAGAGAAGTTCGTTAAAGGTGCGTACGACTTCTGGGAAGCCACGTACGCAAGCGAACCCGAAGAAGTCCCCTCTTCATGGCAGCCGTTCATCAACGGAAAACAGTCCCTCCGTGATTTTATGTTCTGCTTGGAAAGCGGGCACGCGCTCCTCGCCCGCCTGCTTTTAGCGAAAGCCACCGAAGACCACGATTTCTTCGCTGGCACCGGATACAACGGGATGGATGACTACTTCCGCGGCCTCCAAGGATTCGGGATGAGCATCAACTTAGACGCCTTCCCAGTTGCCGCAGACAACCTTATCGACGATATGCAGGACCAACTTGTCGAAGGCCTATTCCAGGACGATATCTTTGTCTGGTGGACAGACGGCTACACCGAACAGCTATCTCGTGGGCACCATACTGGCGCAAATCAGTTCGAAGCTGTCGCGCGCGGAACTGGAGAAGTCGAGCGTATCAGTGAAGCCACTCGTGACCAGTTTAGTCGCGCCGTCGCAGAAGTGTTCTTCAACGTTCTCCGATTCGATTTCAGCGACGTCCAAGGCGACTTGCTCGGTGATCTCTACCAGCGGTACTTCGACCCGGAAACCCGGAAAGCGCTGGGTGAATTCTACACCCCGCAACCGGTCATCGATTACATAATGGACGGGGTCGGATACGATCGTGGCGTGTCGAATGAGCGCCTCATTGACCCGTCCTGCGGATCTGGAACGTTCCTTGTCGAGGGAGTCAAACGCTACGTCGAAGATGTCGAACGGTACAACGATAATCCGGACTGGGAAGAGCACTTGCGTGACCTGTGTACGCGACCACGGATCGTCGGGCTGGACATCCACCCCTTCGCTGTGCTCATGGCACAGATCCGTTTCGTCGTAGCGATCCTGCCTGCTTACCGGAAAGCTAAGCAGACGAACCCTGATTTCACAATCCGCCGTCTTCCGATCTACCGAACAGACACTCTTCGCAACGAGCGGGAGCTGACCGGTGTTGATCTCGGAAATGATGGTAGTCGACAGTTGACCTTCGACGCGATGACCGAGGACGAGCAGGATGTTCGGATTCCTGTGCCGCTCCCCGTTGAAGTGGATGAGAATGAAGTGTCCGAGACGGAGGACGGGTTCCTCGTACGGCGAGTTCGGATGCCGTTGTTCGACACGATTCAGTTGCAGACTAAGGTATCGAACTTTGGGGAATACTTCGCCGCGTTGCAGGGCGTGCTTGACACGGTGAAAGACCACATGGCGCTCGCTGAAGAGTTCGGCGGTGATTTCGACTGGACATACCAGAGCGGGCTTGAAGAGCGCATCAACCGCTACACACGCCAAGACTACGCGGGTGTTGAGGAGTTCTTCGAGCCATACGTAGATGACATGCTGGAGAACGTCCGTTACCTCAAAGAGGAACACAACGACGGACGGTTGTTCAAGATGTTCGAGGACACCGTACTCGCACTCGTTGTCAAGAACTACATGGAGTACGACTACGTTGTGGGGAACCCGCCGTACGTCCGCACGCAGAACCTGCCTGATAGACAAAAGGAGATGATGGACCAGTTGTACGACTCGACAACCGGGAACTACGATATTTACTGTCCGTTCTACGAGCGCGGTCTTGATTGGCTGTGCGAGGGTACTGGAAAGCTCGGCTTCATCACGCCAAACCAGTTCATGGTAACGGACTACGGTGAGGGTCTGCGACGTGTCTTGCTCAATGAGGCCTGTATCGAGGAAGTATACGACTTCCGCGATTCTGGTGTGTTCGAAGACGCGAAGAACTACCCAGCAATCGTGATTCTCGAAGACGAATCAGATCCGGACGTACGTGAAGCGAACGAGATCCGGTGTGTCCGAGTGAAGGGTGATACGAAAGCCCCAACGAACCGCGATCTCGACACAGTAATCATCGAAGCGGTCCGCGACCACCGTGATGAGCCTGGCTATGAGGATGAGTTCATTAACGTGTTTGACTACCCGCAAGGAGATCTAGATGACGGGTATTGGTCGTTGATGCCACCGGAAGAGCTGGAGATCATTCACAAGATGGATGCGGCAAGTAACGCGACCGTGGGCGACGTGACGGACTCAGTGTTTGCTGGAACACAAACCAGTGCGAACGACGTGTTCCTCGTTACTCCGGTTGACGCTGACCGGATCTCTGCTGACGACACTGGTGATACAGTGACCGTTGTCCCGAAGGGGGAGGTCCGAGAGTACGAAATAGAGACAGATACACTCCGCCCGTGGTTACAGGGCCGTGACATCAGTCGGTGGCGTGGGGACTGGTCTGGAGAGCACGCAATCGTACCGTACACGCTTGAGTACGACGACGAAGAGAACCTCTCATCAAATCTTATCGACCAAGAGCGGTTGGAGAGGGAGTTACCGTTGACGTGGGCCTACTTTGAGGAGCACCGGGATACGTTAGAGAGCCGCGAAGGCGGCCGGTTCAAAGACCGTGACGACTGGTACGGATTTGGATACCCAAAGAGCATGACGCGGTTTGAAGACCCGAAACTTATCTGCCCTGAAATCGCAGCAGAAGCGACGTTTATGGTTGATGAAGTCGGGACGTGGTACTTCAAGTCCGCATACGGTATCCAACTTGAAGATGAGTTCAAAGATTGGACAGATACTTTCGCTGCACTCTTGAACTCGAACGCGCTGGACTTCTACCTCAAGCACTACACGACACTGAAGGTAGATGGATACTATAAATACACCAC is drawn from Natronolimnobius sp. AArcel1 and contains these coding sequences:
- a CDS encoding helix-turn-helix transcriptional regulator, with the translated sequence MDELTGFQRDLLYVIAGAEQPSGQDVKEEVEQYYSSEINHGRLYPNLDTLVNKDLVEKGKLDRRTNYYNLNDTGEEVIEERREWESQYVD
- a CDS encoding Eco57I restriction-modification methylase domain-containing protein codes for the protein MSERDVENIFLESGFYDVLGYEGTGTDIRSEFTLPDNRRPDYITLDTNESVTGVFEFKKPNRDLSGHEDQLFHYMDELRAKYGVLTNGVELRVYTAEQNFVIPAKALSTITDSEARNLSSILRKREFDLTNPDHVNRFLSDLDPIPLDKQAKLGQEHFFDTFRLEKGSPFADLVTAMMDLLRELRDEREEKFVKGAYDFWEATYASEPEEVPSSWQPFINGKQSLRDFMFCLESGHALLARLLLAKATEDHDFFAGTGYNGMDDYFRGLQGFGMSINLDAFPVAADNLIDDMQDQLVEGLFQDDIFVWWTDGYTEQLSRGHHTGANQFEAVARGTGEVERISEATRDQFSRAVAEVFFNVLRFDFSDVQGDLLGDLYQRYFDPETRKALGEFYTPQPVIDYIMDGVGYDRGVSNERLIDPSCGSGTFLVEGVKRYVEDVERYNDNPDWEEHLRDLCTRPRIVGLDIHPFAVLMAQIRFVVAILPAYRKAKQTNPDFTIRRLPIYRTDTLRNERELTGVDLGNDGSRQLTFDAMTEDEQDVRIPVPLPVEVDENEVSETEDGFLVRRVRMPLFDTIQLQTKVSNFGEYFAALQGVLDTVKDHMALAEEFGGDFDWTYQSGLEERINRYTRQDYAGVEEFFEPYVDDMLENVRYLKEEHNDGRLFKMFEDTVLALVVKNYMEYDYVVGNPPYVRTQNLPDRQKEMMDQLYDSTTGNYDIYCPFYERGLDWLCEGTGKLGFITPNQFMVTDYGEGLRRVLLNEACIEEVYDFRDSGVFEDAKNYPAIVILEDESDPDVREANEIRCVRVKGDTKAPTNRDLDTVIIEAVRDHRDEPGYEDEFINVFDYPQGDLDDGYWSLMPPEELEIIHKMDAASNATVGDVTDSVFAGTQTSANDVFLVTPVDADRISADDTGDTVTVVPKGEVREYEIETDTLRPWLQGRDISRWRGDWSGEHAIVPYTLEYDDEENLSSNLIDQERLERELPLTWAYFEEHRDTLESREGGRFKDRDDWYGFGYPKSMTRFEDPKLICPEIAAEATFMVDEVGTWYFKSAYGIQLEDEFKDWTDTFAALLNSNALDFYLKHYTTLKVDGYYKYTTNYLTPLPIVWGNKDDRVEVRNHISMITKALDTESKIERFPEAYLGEYDGELDYITYEWQTRRYPVNAKVEQDEDGEYTVQAGRSDVITDAAMYSPDEGVRERRATYVREAVSGRNVKSGEMMTIPIPRSDEGVEILLDALRSDEVTVDETNLDELEDMVNDVVYDMYDIKSEEQDVIEEYLETFRVY